A stretch of DNA from Microlunatus capsulatus:
GGTCCCGGTGGGGGAACCGCTGACGGCCGACGTCCCGGTCTCCCGGGCGGTGCGACCGCTCAGCGGTTCCCCGTCCCGGCCGGGGCTGCCGGCGCAGCCGGGTCAGAGCGCCGGCCGGGTCAGACCGCCGGGCGGCCCCGCCAGGCGGCGTCGAGCACGGCCACGACGGCGGCGCCGAGCAGGCCGGTGCCCAGCACCAGGTCGCCGAGCTCGGCGTAGGGGTCGAGGTAGACGGTGGTGCTGCCGTCGCGGACCAGGGCGGCGTAGGCCAGCACGGTCATGGTGAGGAGGGAGTTCGTCAGCACCAGCAGCACCCGGGTGGGCCGCGGGAAACGGGCCGAGCTGCCGTTGCCCCAGCCGGCCCCGGTCAGCAGGTCCCAGGTGAGGCCGACGAGCAGCAGCGCGGCGCCGGAGAACCCCAGCAGCACCCCGAGCGGGTCGGCCAGCAGGGTGCGGTGGGCGACGAGGGCCGAGAGCGTGAGCACCCCGGCGAAGCCGAGCGCCCGGACCGGGGTCAGCCGGCGCCGGACCGACGTCACGACCACCGCGGCGAGCACGACGACGGTGGCGACCAGGTTCAACGCGTCGGGGTCGGTGGTGCCGGCCACCCGGTCGCCGAGGACGAGGCTGCGGGCCAGCGCCACCAGGACGACGCCGACGCTGCCCAGCACCAGCGCGCGCCCCGCCCGGCCGGCCCGCGCGGCGCGGACGGCCAGCACGAGGAGGCCGACGCCGACCAGCGCCCGGACGGGGTCGACCAGCACCTCGACGAGCAGGGGCAGGTCGTTGACCCAGGTCTGGTCCTCGACGCCGCCCGGGCCGAGGGCGGCCAGCACGGGGACGGCGGCGGCGAGCAGCTGCACGGGCAGGTTGACCGCGATCAGCGCGACGGCGACGGGGAAGCCGATCGCGCCCAGCTCGTCGCCGAGGTCGCCGACCACGGGCACCGCGCCGCGGCGCCGGGCCGTCGCCAGCAGCAGACCGCCCGCGACGCCGGTGCCGGCCACCACGAGCAGCGCGGGCAGCAGCAGGTTCCAGCCCTGGCTGACGGGGTCGCGACCGGCCAGCTGGTGGCCGAGCTGCAGGAGCCGCAGGCCGACGAGCACGCCGAGCACGGCGAACGCGGCCCGGGCGCGGGTGAGCTGCTGGGCCCCGCGGGTCGCGGCGACGGTGGCGCGCACGGTGATCTCCGCGACGGCTGCCCCCGCGATGGTGGCGGCGGGCAGGGCGAGGAAGCCGAGCGTCGCGGCGGTCAGCTGGAGGGTGACGGGGACGAAGTCGAACCCGAAGGTGCGGCCGTGGCGCATCCCGACCGCCCCCGCCGCGAGCGCGCCGCCGACCAGCGCCCACAGCAGCGGGAACTCCCACCAGGTGGACCGGCGCCGACGCCGGACCGGCACCAGGACGACGACCGCGAGCATGGCCGCCGCCCCCAGCAGCGGGGTCCCCCAGCCGCCGCTGGAGGACGGCGACCGGAGCGACCAGACGCCCATCTGGACCAGCGCGAACAGGGTGCCGAGCACGGCCAGCCACCACGGCCCGCGGACCGCGGCCAGCAGCAGGAGCGCCGTGACGAAGGACAGCATGACCACCAGCGGCCAGGCGGCCGCGGTGGGCAGTCCGAGGCCGCTGCCGCCCGCGGTGCTCAGCGCGGCCGAGCGGCGCAGCGGCCCGGACAGCACCACGAGCAGGCCGCCGGCGGCGAAGACGACGTAGCCGGCCAGCACGACCGCGCGCAGCCCCTCCGGCCAGCCCTGGTCGCGCAGCCGGCCCTCCCGGACCGGGTCGAGCAGCGTCTGGCGCAGCACCCCGCTCGCGAAGGTGCGCAGCCGAGGGCGACGGGCCGGTCCCGCCGCCGGCGCCCCCACCGGCGCGAGCGGACCGGCGCTCACCCCGACCACCCGTGCAGCGTCCAGGTGGCCGTGGCCAGCAGCACGCCGTCGGGCAGGGCCACGGCGGGCCGCTCGCCGAACAGCGTGGCGTCGGGGGGTAGCGGCCAGCGGGCCAGGACGGCGCCGTCGGGCGTCAGCAGCGAGGCCTCGGACCGACCCCAGCCGACGAGGTGGTCGGCGGTCGCGGTGACGTCGAGGAAGCCGTCCAGCCGGGCGCTCACCCGGCCGTCCCGGTCCAGCCGGACGCTCGCGCCGCTGGTCGCGACCAGCACCCCGTCGCCGGCGGGGACGAGGGCTTGCACCGAGCCGCGGAAGGGCCGCAGCCAGCGGTGCCGGCCGTCGGCCGGGTCGAGCGCGTGCGCGCTCTGGTCCTGCAGGACGACGACGCCGGGTCCGGCGACCGCGAGCCCGGTGGCGAGCAGCGGCACCGACCAGCGCTCGGCACCGGAGCCGGCGTCCAGCGCCGTCGTCGTGCCGCCGCGGTCGGCGACCACGACCAGGCCGGCCCCGACGGCGGGGGCGAGGGTGACGTCGGCGTCGAGGGCGTGGGTCCAGCCGGGCCGGCCGTCGGCCACCGCGAAGGTGCGGACGACGCCGTCCAGCCCGGCCAGCACGAGGGTCCGGTCGTCGAGCGCCACCGCGGCGGTGGGCGCCAGCTCCGGCAGCGCCACCCGCCACAGCGGCACCCCCTCGTCGTCGTAGGCGACGACGGCGCGCTCGCTCGTCGTCACCACGACGACGTCGCCGAGGGCGGCCAGGCTGAGCACGGCACCGCCGGGGTGGGCCCGCCAGTCCGTCCGCCAGGTGCCGGCGTCGGTCCGGGTGGTGCCGACCAGGTCGTGCTGGGCGTCCAGGGCCCGGACCACCACCCCCGACGCCGTGCGGACCGGCGGCAGCTGGCCGGGTGAGCCCACCGCCGGCTGCGCGCCGGCCTGCGGGTCGACGGCGACCGTGGCCACCTCGCGGGCGGTCCAGCGCTCGGGCGCGGTCCAGCGCAGCGGCGGGGCGGTCGTCGCCGGGGTGGGCGGGGCCGGGTCGCGGGGCAGCGTGGCGGTGCGGCTGCTGCCCTCCGTGACCGCGTCGGCCACCAGCCCGCGGCCGGGGCACCAGGTCCGCTCGAGGTCCAGCGCGCGGGTGCCGGTGCCGTCGCCCAGCTCCAGCCGCCCCCGCACCGCGAGGCACCCGCCGTCGGCGGCCTCGGCCGTCAGCTCGCTGCGGTAGGAGCGCCCGGGCCCGGTGGTGCCGGCGGACTGCCAGCGGCGGCCGGGCGCGACGTCGGCGGGCAGCTCGAGCAGTCCGGGGGTGAAGCGGAGCAGCCCGTCGGGCCCGTTCTCCCCGAGGAGGCTGACGCCGTCGTCGGTCCGGTAGACCTGCGTGGTCTGGCCCCGGCCGTCGAGCGGGGTGCTCACGGTCCGCCAGAGCTGCAGGCCCGGGTGGTCGACGGCCTCGGTGACCAGCTGGGCGCTGAGGGCCGGGTCGAGCCCGAACACCGCGGCCACCCCGGCGAGCCGGGCCGACTCGGTGACGCCGGTGGTGCTGCGCCGCTGCTGCGGGGTGCCGGCCTCGGTCTGCTGCCAGGCGGCCCGCCCGTCGGGGGGCAGGAAGCGCTGGGCGGCGTCCTCGGCCCCGCTGCCGGCGGTGGCCGCGCGCACCACGAGGCTCAGCAGCGTGCCGACCAGGAGCAGGGCCACCAGCGGCAGCCACCACGGCCGGCGACGGGCGGGGACGGCGGGCGGACCTCCCGCCGCGGGCGCCAGGGCGGGGGCGAGCGGGTCGAACGGCAGCGTCGACCAGTCCTGGACGGGGTACGGGGACCACCGCGGCGGGGGCGCCCACCCGCCCGACGGCTGCCCGGTCCCCTCCGCCACGGCGCCATCCTGGCAGAGCGCCGGGGTCGGGGCGGGTCGTCCCGACGATCAGCCGGGCGCGGTCTCCCCGCCCCGGTCGACGTCGGTCCCGCGGATGCCCAGCATGAAGAGGATGGCGTCGAGGTAGGGCACCGAGACCGTCGTGTCGGCCTGCGCCCGCACCACCGGCTTGGCGTTGAAGGCGATCCCCAGGCCGGCCGCGGCCAGCATGTCGAGGTCGTTCGCGCCGTCCCCGACGGCGACGGTCTGGGAGAGCGGGACCCCCTCGGCCGCGGCGATCTCGGCCAGCAGCCGCGCCTTGCCGGCGCGGTCGACGACCGGGCCCTCGACCTCGCCGGTCAGCACGCCGTCGACGACCTCGAGGCCGTTGGCGTAGGAGTGGTCGAGGCCCAGCTCGGCCCGCAGCCGGTCGGTGAAGGGGGTGAAGCCGCCGCTGACGATGCCGACGGTGAAGCCGAGCCGCTTGAGCGTGCGGACGAAGGTGCGGGCGCCGGGGGTCAGCCGGATCCGGGCCTGCACGCGGTCGACGGCGGCCTGGTCGAGCCCGGCCAGCAGCCGGACGCGCTCCCGCAGCGAGCCCTCGAAGTCCAGCTCGCCGGCCATCGCGCGGGCGGTGATCGCGGCGACCTCCTCGAGCCGGCCGGCCTCGTCGGCCAGCAGCTCGATGACCTCGTCCATGATCAGCGTCGAGTCGACGTCCATGACGACCAGCCGCTTGGCCCGCCGCTCGAGCCCGTTGACCTGGACGGCGACGTCGATGCCGTGCTCGCGCGCCACCTCGACGAGCGCCCGGCGCATGGCCTCGACGTCGCCGGCGATGACGACGAGGTCGTAGGCCGTCACCGGCGTGGTGGCCAGCCGGACCACCCGGTCGATGTTGCCGCCGGTGCCGGCGACGGCCGCGGCGACGGCGGCCAGCGCGGTGGCGGGCAGCGGGCGGCCGAGCACGGTGACGGCGTGCCGGACCAGCTGGGCCCGGCGCGAGCGGGCCTCGACCCGCTCGAACTCGATCCGCAGGTCGCGGGTGAAGCCCCAGTAGAGGATGTCGCGGAGCAGGCTGTCGTCGGCCCCGGCCAGCCGGACGAGGACGTCGAGGGTCAGCCGCTCGCGGACCACCAGCTGCTCCATGTCCTCCAGCACGGCCCCGGCGTCCCCCAGCAGCTGCAGCAGCTCGGCGGTGACCCGGGGGCGGTCGGCGCCGTAGACGCGGATCAGCAGCGGCCGCTCGGTGGCGGTCTCGACGGCGCTCACGCGGCGAACGTCCAGACCAGCAGCTCGGCCTCGGTGACGGCGCGCGCCCGGAGCGCGGCCTCGCCGGTGAGCCGGACCGAGTCACCGGCGGCGAGCGGGCCGACGGCCTCCAGGTCCAGCGCGCCGCGGAGCACGAACAGGTGGGCCAGCGGGCCGGCGGGCAGCAGCCGGGCGGTGCCGGGCGTGAGCACGCTCACCCACAGCGTGGCGCCCGCGGTCCCCAGCCCGACGGCCGCGTCGGACCGGCCGCCCGACGCGACCGGCACCCAGTCGGCGGCCAGCGCGTCGCGCTCGACCGCGCCCTGCCCGTAGGCGGGCGGCAGCCCCGGCTCGTCGGGCCGCAGCCACATCTGGACGAAGCGGGCCGGACCGGCGCCTGGGGCGTCGTTGCGCTCGGCGTGCACGACCCCCGACCCCGCGCTCAGCCGCTGGGCCAGGCCCGGCACGACCACGCCCCGGTGGCCGGTGGAGTCGGCGTGCACCAGGGAGCCCTCCGCCACCCAGGTGAGGATCTCGGCGTCGGCGTGCGGGTGGTCGTCGAACCCGCGGCCGGCCAGCAGCGACTCCTCGTTGACCACCACCAGGGGGCCGTGGCCCACGTGCTCGGGGTCGTAGTGCGCGCCGAAGGAGAAGACGTGCGCGGTCTCGATCCCGGGGGCGGAGCTGGTGAAGCGGTCGGAGCCGCGGCGCAGCTGCAGCAGGGGGTCGCTCACCGGGCCAGTATCGCGGGCCCGGCGCGGACCACCCGTCTACGCTCAGCCCATGGCCTCCCGACCCGTCCCCGAACCGATCGCCCCCGGCCAGGAGTCCGTCTGGGACTACCCCCGACCGCCGGCGCTGGTGGCCAGCGACGAGCTGGTGACCGTGGTCCTCGGCGGGGTGGAGATCTGCGAGACCACGACGAGCTGGCGGGTGCTGGAGACCTCCCACCCGCCGACGTACTACCTGCCGCGCACCGCCTTCCGGGAGGGCGCGCTGGTGCCGGCCCGCGGCAGCTCCTTCTGCGAGTGGAAGGGCGAGGCGTCCTACCTCGACCTCGTCGGCGGCACGACGGTGGCGCCGCGAGCCGCCTGGTACTACCCGCAGCCGACCCCGCGCTACGCCGCGCTCCGGCACCACGTCGCGCTCTACCCCGCGATGGTGGACCGCTGCCTCGTCGACGGCGAGCTCGTCGGGCCGCAGCCCGGCGGCTTCTACGGCGGCTGGATCACGTCGAACGTCGTCGGGCCGTTCAAGGGCGGCCCCGGCAGCAACGGCTGGTGACCACCGGGCCCGAGCCGGGTGCCCCCGACCCGGAGGCCTACGTCGAGGCGGTGCTGCGGCTCGTCGAACGGGTGCCGGCGGGCCGGGTGACCACCTACGGCGACCTGGCCGAGGCGGTCGGCCGCGGCGGCCCGCGGCAGGTCGGGACGGTGATGGCGACCTGGGGCGGCGGGGTCCCGTGGTGGCGCGTCGTGCGGGCGGACGGCTCGCCCGCGCGGGGTCACGAGGCGGAGGCGCTGCGACGGCTGGCCGCGGAGGGAACTCCGCTGCGGGGGCCGCGCGTTGTCATGGCGCAGGCGCGGCTCGGGGCGGGTGGATCCCCGCCCGACGCGGTACCTGACGCGTC
This window harbors:
- the serB gene encoding phosphoserine phosphatase SerB; the encoded protein is MSAVETATERPLLIRVYGADRPRVTAELLQLLGDAGAVLEDMEQLVVRERLTLDVLVRLAGADDSLLRDILYWGFTRDLRIEFERVEARSRRAQLVRHAVTVLGRPLPATALAAVAAAVAGTGGNIDRVVRLATTPVTAYDLVVIAGDVEAMRRALVEVAREHGIDVAVQVNGLERRAKRLVVMDVDSTLIMDEVIELLADEAGRLEEVAAITARAMAGELDFEGSLRERVRLLAGLDQAAVDRVQARIRLTPGARTFVRTLKRLGFTVGIVSGGFTPFTDRLRAELGLDHSYANGLEVVDGVLTGEVEGPVVDRAGKARLLAEIAAAEGVPLSQTVAVGDGANDLDMLAAAGLGIAFNAKPVVRAQADTTVSVPYLDAILFMLGIRGTDVDRGGETAPG
- a CDS encoding MGMT family protein; this encodes MTTGPEPGAPDPEAYVEAVLRLVERVPAGRVTTYGDLAEAVGRGGPRQVGTVMATWGGGVPWWRVVRADGSPARGHEAEALRRLAAEGTPLRGPRVVMAQARLGAGGSPPDAVPDAS
- a CDS encoding pirin family protein; this encodes MSDPLLQLRRGSDRFTSSAPGIETAHVFSFGAHYDPEHVGHGPLVVVNEESLLAGRGFDDHPHADAEILTWVAEGSLVHADSTGHRGVVVPGLAQRLSAGSGVVHAERNDAPGAGPARFVQMWLRPDEPGLPPAYGQGAVERDALAADWVPVASGGRSDAAVGLGTAGATLWVSVLTPGTARLLPAGPLAHLFVLRGALDLEAVGPLAAGDSVRLTGEAALRARAVTEAELLVWTFAA
- a CDS encoding outer membrane protein assembly factor BamB family protein, with amino-acid sequence MAEGTGQPSGGWAPPPRWSPYPVQDWSTLPFDPLAPALAPAAGGPPAVPARRRPWWLPLVALLLVGTLLSLVVRAATAGSGAEDAAQRFLPPDGRAAWQQTEAGTPQQRRSTTGVTESARLAGVAAVFGLDPALSAQLVTEAVDHPGLQLWRTVSTPLDGRGQTTQVYRTDDGVSLLGENGPDGLLRFTPGLLELPADVAPGRRWQSAGTTGPGRSYRSELTAEAADGGCLAVRGRLELGDGTGTRALDLERTWCPGRGLVADAVTEGSSRTATLPRDPAPPTPATTAPPLRWTAPERWTAREVATVAVDPQAGAQPAVGSPGQLPPVRTASGVVVRALDAQHDLVGTTRTDAGTWRTDWRAHPGGAVLSLAALGDVVVVTTSERAVVAYDDEGVPLWRVALPELAPTAAVALDDRTLVLAGLDGVVRTFAVADGRPGWTHALDADVTLAPAVGAGLVVVADRGGTTTALDAGSGAERWSVPLLATGLAVAGPGVVVLQDQSAHALDPADGRHRWLRPFRGSVQALVPAGDGVLVATSGASVRLDRDGRVSARLDGFLDVTATADHLVGWGRSEASLLTPDGAVLARWPLPPDATLFGERPAVALPDGVLLATATWTLHGWSG
- a CDS encoding DUF427 domain-containing protein, producing the protein MASRPVPEPIAPGQESVWDYPRPPALVASDELVTVVLGGVEICETTTSWRVLETSHPPTYYLPRTAFREGALVPARGSSFCEWKGEASYLDLVGGTTVAPRAAWYYPQPTPRYAALRHHVALYPAMVDRCLVDGELVGPQPGGFYGGWITSNVVGPFKGGPGSNGW